One window of Watersipora subatra chromosome 3, tzWatSuba1.1, whole genome shotgun sequence genomic DNA carries:
- the LOC137391412 gene encoding alpha-2A adrenergic receptor-like isoform X1 has translation MAGVIYQDPKKEVQVIWMLKNVSCLRHRRKEVCISFQNIYEGTERIEQINMLNFNESGWIWAGALFYSPLCMLGIIGSVITLLTFCKYIKKTTTTTCIIALAAVDLAICTITMPIAIYTFVGGNTGSNIICKLGKFAVFFTVPLSCGILLLLTLNRFLLVACLRKKILTPFRAKVCIVFLFVICLVSAILQSLSFSTQVEMDVPHCHNFVCDLHFCQPNEYYLSNQFVSGLKNSGVIACIIIAFVSTMFVLLTFLKLFQIRKQITDSKLSPTKQNAVGMMSTSVANLGHTKTTESDVDKPLEFHEGHDLGEIAAEKLLTLKYKEMKPTWSAFRVHKKCLPHFQMALTLLLMTLSFIVAHAPMTIMILFKICENTTVNEGCMRNDYRYFLWQSYFLNHALNPIIYLFNPQFIKAFRNWYSN, from the exons ATGGCAGGAGTCATATACCAGG ATCCAAAAAAGGAGGTGCAAGTAATTTGGATGCTCAAAAATGTATCTTGCTTACGACATCGTCGCAAAGAAGTCTGCATTAGCTTTCAGAATATATATGAGGGTACAGAGAGGATAGAGCAAATCAACATGCTTAATTTCAATGAATCTGGATGGATATGGGCAGGAGCTCTCTTCTATTCACCGCTATGCATGCTGGGTATAATAGGAAGCGTTATAACATTATTAACTTTCTGCAAATACATAAAGAAGACAACTACAACAACTTGCATCATTGCGTTGGCGGCAGTCGACTTAGCTATATGCACAATTACTATGCCTATAGCCATTTACACATTTGTCGGTGGAAATACAGGCTCTAACATTATCTGCAAACTTGGGAAGTTTGCCGTATTTTTTACGGTTCCCCTCTCATGTGGCATTTTGTTATTACTGACATTAAACAGGTTTTTGCTGGTTGCTTGTCTTAGAAAGAAAATATTGACACCCTTTAGAGCTAAGGTTTGTATTGTCTTTTTATTTGTGATCTGTCTGGTCTCAGCCATTTTACAATCCCTTAGTTTCTCCACCCAAGTGGAAATGGATGTTCCCCATTGCCACAACTTTGtctgcgaccttcacttttgcCAGCCAAATGAATATTACTTGTCGAACCAATTTGTAAGTGGTCTAAAAAACAGTGGTGTCATTGCTTGTATAATAATAGCATTCGTTTCCACTATGTTTGTTTTGCTGACCTTTCTAAAACTCTTCCAGATACGAAAGCAGATAACTGATAGTAAATTGTCACCGACTAAGCAAAATGCAGTAGGCATGATGAGTACTAGTGTAGCTAACTTGGGTCATACCAAAACTACAGAATCGGATGTGGATAAACCTCTAGAATTTCATGAAGGTCATGACCTCGGTGAAATTGCTGCTGAAAAACTATTAACTTTGAAATACAAAGAAATGAAACCGACTTGGTCAGCTTTTCGAGTTCATAAAAAATGCCTTCCTCATTTCCAGATGGCTTTGACCCTCCTCCTAATGACTCTCTCCTTCATCGTTGCCCATGCTCCTATGACCATTATGATCTTGTtcaaaatttgtgaaaatacaACAGTCAATGAAGGTTGCATGCGAAATGACTATCGCTACTTCCTGTGGCAGTCATATTTTTTAAATCATGCATTGAATCCTATTATTTACCTATTCAACCCACAATTTATAAAAGCTTTTAGAAACTGGTATTCAAATTAG
- the LOC137391244 gene encoding uncharacterized protein: MACRWVRLLLLMMLRVDLYLADTTENWRTLEGVTTQCCPCSNNSSSTDKTKYSHLESLRIQRKLKQARDMRHAVLAISVLLSLLMTLVLYSKMWRTDPHLIYGEDFDNDSHSSYITAAEAFSSIPKKFRRFEKSLWHRTRKKKKTSQHTPLLSAERMSENDV, encoded by the exons ATGGCTTGCCGATGGGTTAGACTATTACTTTTAATGATG CTCAGAGTGGATCTTTATTTAGCTGATACGACGGAAAATTGGAGGACACTTGAAGGAGTCACTACCCAATGTTGCCCGTGCAGTAATAATTCTTCAAGTACTGACAAGACGAAATACTCCCATCTCGAATCGCTTCGTATACAGCGAAAACt AAAGCAAGCTCGGGATATGAGACATGCTGTTTTGGCTATATCCGTCCTTCTGTCTCTGCTAATGACCCTAGTGCTTTACTCTAAAATGTGGAGAACTGATCCACATTTGATATACGGTGAGGATTTTGACAATGATAGCCACAGCTCATATATAACTGCTGCAG AAGCATTCTCTAGCATTCCTAAAAAGTTCAGAAGGTTCGAAAAATCCCTGTGGCATAGaacaagaaaaaagaaaaaaaccagCCAGCACACACCTCTTTTATCTGCAGAGAGAATGTCAGAGAATGATGTTTGA
- the LOC137391412 gene encoding alpha-2A adrenergic receptor-like isoform X2, which yields MLKNVSCLRHRRKEVCISFQNIYEGTERIEQINMLNFNESGWIWAGALFYSPLCMLGIIGSVITLLTFCKYIKKTTTTTCIIALAAVDLAICTITMPIAIYTFVGGNTGSNIICKLGKFAVFFTVPLSCGILLLLTLNRFLLVACLRKKILTPFRAKVCIVFLFVICLVSAILQSLSFSTQVEMDVPHCHNFVCDLHFCQPNEYYLSNQFVSGLKNSGVIACIIIAFVSTMFVLLTFLKLFQIRKQITDSKLSPTKQNAVGMMSTSVANLGHTKTTESDVDKPLEFHEGHDLGEIAAEKLLTLKYKEMKPTWSAFRVHKKCLPHFQMALTLLLMTLSFIVAHAPMTIMILFKICENTTVNEGCMRNDYRYFLWQSYFLNHALNPIIYLFNPQFIKAFRNWYSN from the coding sequence ATGCTCAAAAATGTATCTTGCTTACGACATCGTCGCAAAGAAGTCTGCATTAGCTTTCAGAATATATATGAGGGTACAGAGAGGATAGAGCAAATCAACATGCTTAATTTCAATGAATCTGGATGGATATGGGCAGGAGCTCTCTTCTATTCACCGCTATGCATGCTGGGTATAATAGGAAGCGTTATAACATTATTAACTTTCTGCAAATACATAAAGAAGACAACTACAACAACTTGCATCATTGCGTTGGCGGCAGTCGACTTAGCTATATGCACAATTACTATGCCTATAGCCATTTACACATTTGTCGGTGGAAATACAGGCTCTAACATTATCTGCAAACTTGGGAAGTTTGCCGTATTTTTTACGGTTCCCCTCTCATGTGGCATTTTGTTATTACTGACATTAAACAGGTTTTTGCTGGTTGCTTGTCTTAGAAAGAAAATATTGACACCCTTTAGAGCTAAGGTTTGTATTGTCTTTTTATTTGTGATCTGTCTGGTCTCAGCCATTTTACAATCCCTTAGTTTCTCCACCCAAGTGGAAATGGATGTTCCCCATTGCCACAACTTTGtctgcgaccttcacttttgcCAGCCAAATGAATATTACTTGTCGAACCAATTTGTAAGTGGTCTAAAAAACAGTGGTGTCATTGCTTGTATAATAATAGCATTCGTTTCCACTATGTTTGTTTTGCTGACCTTTCTAAAACTCTTCCAGATACGAAAGCAGATAACTGATAGTAAATTGTCACCGACTAAGCAAAATGCAGTAGGCATGATGAGTACTAGTGTAGCTAACTTGGGTCATACCAAAACTACAGAATCGGATGTGGATAAACCTCTAGAATTTCATGAAGGTCATGACCTCGGTGAAATTGCTGCTGAAAAACTATTAACTTTGAAATACAAAGAAATGAAACCGACTTGGTCAGCTTTTCGAGTTCATAAAAAATGCCTTCCTCATTTCCAGATGGCTTTGACCCTCCTCCTAATGACTCTCTCCTTCATCGTTGCCCATGCTCCTATGACCATTATGATCTTGTtcaaaatttgtgaaaatacaACAGTCAATGAAGGTTGCATGCGAAATGACTATCGCTACTTCCTGTGGCAGTCATATTTTTTAAATCATGCATTGAATCCTATTATTTACCTATTCAACCCACAATTTATAAAAGCTTTTAGAAACTGGTATTCAAATTAG